In one window of Flavobacterium ginsengisoli DNA:
- a CDS encoding DUF6734 family protein → MKIIQSFWSGNKKMNEKYGWYNSEFHWMGWILSVNQLIKYYDKVELYTDNYGYEILINQLKLPYTKVHVVLNELDIFPSELWALAKIKVYAMQEEPFIHVDGDVFIWEPFPNNFKKASLIAQNIETATDYYFDTWNSITPFLLHMPDEMSDFDINMANLSANMGITGGSNLEFFTEYASKAFEFVEKNKLIWNKINLFNFNVFFEQVLFFKMAKNNSISVEYLFSEIWADNLYEGFGDFHYVPFQKTYLHLLGDFKRNASVCRAMESYVKKFYPENYSPLIEMYSKNGDHLKSEYPLDQNMITELEEEFELELHNNDFKVLNFLLKRDLNNVSLNEFYKGYLDKKRDFKIVRLPGFKIAEKDDVRIFEIDESKSEIRLYVIDEVDEILIDELSVPITYFDLIEKMNLYLEDQQDHEAVQELAAVIEGKIEIYITLKIISIYSCN, encoded by the coding sequence ATGAAAATTATACAAAGCTTTTGGTCCGGAAATAAAAAAATGAATGAAAAGTACGGATGGTACAATTCTGAATTTCATTGGATGGGATGGATATTGAGCGTAAACCAGCTCATTAAATATTATGATAAAGTTGAGTTGTATACTGATAATTACGGATATGAAATCCTGATTAATCAGCTTAAACTGCCTTATACAAAAGTTCATGTTGTTTTAAATGAATTAGACATTTTTCCTTCTGAATTATGGGCACTGGCAAAAATAAAAGTATATGCAATGCAGGAGGAGCCTTTTATACATGTTGATGGAGACGTTTTTATTTGGGAACCATTTCCAAATAATTTTAAAAAGGCCTCTTTAATAGCTCAGAATATTGAAACTGCAACAGACTACTATTTTGATACATGGAATAGTATTACACCATTTTTACTGCATATGCCAGACGAAATGAGTGATTTTGATATTAATATGGCAAATTTAAGTGCCAATATGGGAATCACTGGAGGCTCAAATCTTGAGTTTTTTACCGAGTATGCTAGCAAAGCTTTTGAGTTTGTTGAAAAAAATAAACTGATATGGAACAAAATAAACCTTTTTAATTTTAATGTATTTTTTGAGCAGGTTCTATTTTTTAAAATGGCAAAAAACAATAGTATTTCTGTAGAATATTTGTTTTCTGAAATTTGGGCAGATAACTTATACGAAGGATTTGGCGATTTTCATTATGTCCCTTTTCAGAAAACGTATCTTCATTTGCTAGGTGATTTTAAAAGAAATGCTTCTGTATGCAGAGCTATGGAATCGTACGTAAAAAAGTTTTACCCTGAAAATTATTCGCCGCTTATTGAAATGTATTCAAAAAATGGCGACCATTTAAAATCAGAATATCCTTTAGATCAAAATATGATAACAGAGTTGGAAGAAGAATTTGAACTAGAACTTCATAACAACGATTTCAAGGTTTTAAATTTCCTCTTAAAAAGAGACCTCAACAATGTTAGTTTAAATGAATTCTATAAAGGGTATTTGGATAAAAAAAGAGATTTTAAGATTGTGCGTTTGCCAGGTTTTAAAATTGCAGAGAAAGATGATGTCAGAATTTTTGAAATAGATGAAAGTAAGTCAGAAATTAGGTTATATGTAATTGACGAGGTAGATGAGATTCTTATCGATGAGTTGAGTGTTCCTATTACTTATTTTGATCTCATAGAAAAAATGAATCTCTATCTGGAAGATCAGCAAGATCATGAAGCTGTACAAGAACTTGCAGCAGTAATCGAAGGAAAAATAGAAATATATATCACCTTAAAAATTATAAGTATTTATAGTTGCAATTAG
- a CDS encoding HlyD family secretion protein, which produces MLQAQKSYKSLLSSISQLKSSLIDNTKSSQNLQINSTKEEVNLARNVSQSFYQLKKAIRDWELTYALKSSITGKVTFLQVWNESQTINVGDNVFSIIPHEENGFIGKLKASALNSGKIEVGQRVNIRLANYPDREFGVVKGEIKNISLVPDKDGNLLMDVTLSKGLKTSYGKNIAFQQEMKGNAEIITEDLRLIERILYQFKSVFEES; this is translated from the coding sequence TTGCTTCAGGCGCAGAAGAGTTATAAAAGTTTATTATCGTCGATTTCTCAACTTAAATCTTCTTTGATTGACAACACAAAATCGAGCCAGAATTTGCAGATTAACAGCACCAAAGAAGAAGTTAATCTCGCCCGCAATGTTTCACAATCCTTTTATCAGTTAAAAAAAGCAATAAGAGATTGGGAGCTAACATACGCGCTGAAATCATCAATAACAGGAAAGGTTACCTTTTTGCAGGTATGGAATGAAAGCCAGACTATAAATGTTGGAGATAATGTATTTTCAATTATTCCGCATGAAGAAAATGGATTTATTGGAAAGCTAAAAGCATCTGCTTTAAATTCAGGTAAGATAGAGGTGGGACAGCGTGTCAATATTCGTCTGGCAAATTATCCTGACAGGGAGTTTGGGGTTGTGAAAGGAGAAATCAAAAATATTTCGCTCGTGCCTGATAAGGATGGAAATCTGCTAATGGATGTCACACTTTCTAAAGGCTTGAAAACATCATATGGGAAAAATATTGCTTTTCAACAAGAGATGAAAGGAAACGCCGAAATTATAACTGAAGACCTGCGTTTGATAGAGCGGATTTTATATCAGTTTAAAAGTGTTTTTGAGGAGTCATAG
- a CDS encoding helix-turn-helix transcriptional regulator: MKQTWYYLFLINAEVIKLKLQIMRLQKQLSQEEIADLVGMTQSTYSRKEKGITNITMQEWMKIANVLGVEKDEIYQAPISKGSMLNVSEHQNLYDITYVLEQIDFLQRKNYELREKISTLQK; this comes from the coding sequence ATGAAACAGACTTGGTATTATCTTTTTTTAATAAACGCAGAAGTGATTAAACTAAAATTGCAGATTATGCGATTGCAAAAACAATTATCGCAGGAAGAAATTGCTGATCTGGTAGGTATGACTCAATCCACTTACAGCAGAAAAGAAAAAGGAATTACGAATATAACAATGCAGGAATGGATGAAAATTGCTAACGTCTTAGGTGTCGAAAAAGACGAAATATATCAGGCACCCATTTCCAAAGGAAGCATGTTAAATGTATCGGAGCATCAAAATCTCTATGATATTACTTATGTTTTAGAGCAAATAGACTTTTTGCAGAGGAAAAATTATGAGCTAAGGGAAAAAATAAGTACACTTCAAAAATAA
- a CDS encoding VOC family protein, translating into MVKTETIIAVANVPESSRFYQNLLGCKGVHGGETFEILTSGDIVILCLHKWGEHKHPTMASPNDGAANGLILFFRVDDLPAVFQNALELDASVEKGIHYNENSLKNQFTLWDPDHYYIIVSE; encoded by the coding sequence ATGGTAAAAACCGAAACAATCATTGCAGTGGCTAACGTGCCGGAAAGCTCAAGATTCTATCAGAACCTGTTGGGCTGTAAAGGCGTGCACGGAGGAGAAACCTTTGAAATCCTCACCAGTGGGGATATTGTGATATTATGCCTCCATAAATGGGGCGAACACAAGCACCCGACCATGGCCAGCCCAAATGATGGCGCAGCAAACGGATTGATACTTTTCTTCCGGGTGGATGATCTGCCTGCTGTCTTTCAAAACGCTCTGGAGCTGGATGCCTCTGTTGAAAAGGGAATCCACTATAATGAAAACTCCCTGAAAAACCAATTTACGCTTTGGGATCCGGACCATTATTATATTATTGTTTCGGAGTAG
- a CDS encoding cold-shock protein — translation MQEGTVKFFNEEKGFGFITPNDGGSEIFVHASGLSENIRENDSVRYDIQEGRKGPNAVNVIVA, via the coding sequence ATGCAAGAAGGTACAGTAAAATTTTTCAATGAGGAAAAAGGATTCGGATTTATAACTCCTAATGATGGAGGAAGCGAAATTTTTGTCCATGCCTCAGGTCTATCGGAAAACATCCGTGAAAACGATTCAGTTCGATATGACATCCAAGAAGGCCGAAAAGGTCCGAACGCAGTAAACGTAATCGTAGCATAA
- a CDS encoding response regulator — protein MKKKSYIYIYYMYFKDIQHLMDYTDMLHEPLHKLIYLAEDDEDDRILFLEVLKEIHPEIGVKVFEDGQRLLDSLHEAENDKPKILFLDINMPCKNGFECLKEIKCRVGCLSGVKIIMFSTSSSTLHIELSYKLGADGYAIKPGSFNELKDLLQEIIAINWSKASRNRTEFVLDSKK, from the coding sequence GTGAAAAAAAAATCTTACATTTATATTTACTATATGTATTTCAAGGATATTCAACACCTTATGGATTATACTGATATGTTGCACGAACCTTTACATAAACTTATTTATTTAGCAGAGGATGATGAGGATGACAGAATTTTATTTTTGGAAGTCCTTAAGGAAATCCATCCTGAGATTGGCGTAAAGGTATTTGAAGACGGCCAGCGACTTTTAGACAGTCTTCATGAGGCAGAAAATGACAAGCCTAAAATCCTATTCCTAGATATAAATATGCCCTGCAAAAATGGTTTTGAATGTCTAAAGGAGATAAAATGTAGAGTAGGATGTTTGAGTGGGGTAAAAATTATTATGTTTTCTACCAGCAGCAGTACATTACATATTGAACTTTCCTATAAACTAGGAGCTGATGGCTATGCTATTAAGCCAGGCTCATTTAACGAACTTAAGGATTTGCTTCAAGAAATTATAGCAATAAACTGGAGCAAAGCCTCAAGAAATAGAACAGAATTCGTTTTGGATAGTAAAAAGTAA
- a CDS encoding DUF6965 family protein — protein sequence MNYEEIKRHFENNPPPEIVEWTGWAKITDTRLFLKSCYIGIRNFNGPIDRCPAWWHLRDFYILMKKNAQQSPTEETQAEEASLKTPIEESAHLATTEKEVAV from the coding sequence ATGAATTACGAAGAGATAAAACGCCATTTTGAGAATAATCCACCGCCTGAAATTGTGGAATGGACAGGATGGGCAAAGATTACCGATACTCGGTTATTTCTAAAAAGCTGTTACATTGGTATTCGAAACTTTAACGGTCCTATCGATCGTTGTCCTGCATGGTGGCACCTGAGGGATTTTTATATTCTTATGAAAAAAAATGCTCAGCAGAGTCCTACTGAAGAAACCCAAGCAGAAGAGGCTTCTTTAAAAACTCCTATTGAAGAATCTGCCCATTTAGCTACCACTGAAAAAGAAGTTGCGGTATAA
- a CDS encoding SDR family oxidoreductase, with the protein MQNIENKVAYITGATKGIGFGIAEALVQNGLKVAISGRDIKALEKAQQALGSENILILESDVRNYNDQLKAVEQITSEFGKLDIVIANAGVGKFAPVDEMSLEDWNAMIDTNLTGAFYTLKATSGQLKTNKGYYISIASLAGTNFFAKGAAYNASKFGLVGFTQAAMLDLRDYDVKCTTIMPGSVTSNFNGHTPNEDDNWKIQPSDIGQMVVDLLKMNPNVLPSKIEIRPTKTK; encoded by the coding sequence ATGCAGAACATAGAAAACAAAGTTGCCTACATAACCGGCGCGACAAAAGGCATTGGTTTTGGCATTGCAGAAGCTTTAGTTCAGAACGGGCTAAAAGTAGCGATCTCAGGAAGGGATATAAAGGCGCTTGAAAAGGCGCAGCAGGCATTGGGAAGCGAGAATATCCTTATTCTAGAATCTGATGTCAGAAATTATAATGACCAGCTCAAAGCTGTTGAACAGATTACATCTGAATTTGGAAAACTCGATATTGTTATTGCTAATGCTGGAGTAGGTAAATTTGCTCCCGTAGACGAAATGTCCTTAGAGGACTGGAACGCAATGATTGATACTAATCTGACAGGAGCTTTCTATACCTTAAAAGCAACTAGCGGACAACTAAAAACAAACAAAGGCTATTACATATCAATAGCATCACTTGCAGGCACCAATTTCTTTGCAAAAGGTGCTGCCTACAATGCTTCAAAATTCGGACTGGTGGGTTTTACCCAAGCTGCGATGTTAGATCTGCGTGATTATGATGTAAAGTGTACCACCATTATGCCAGGATCGGTTACTTCAAATTTTAACGGCCATACGCCAAATGAAGATGACAATTGGAAAATCCAACCCTCAGATATCGGACAGATGGTAGTAGATCTCCTAAAAATGAACCCTAATGTTCTACCGAGCAAAATAGAGATTCGTCCGACGAAAACCAAATAG
- a CDS encoding carboxypeptidase-like regulatory domain-containing protein has protein sequence MKLRLCLLYCLICIFASCRTQKDSKSDIKIAKTVSGIVMDENGPLPGATITVKNQKKGTYADLDGKFEISLNENDVLIVGFIGLESKEVTITAKDYYEVNLEAFKPFVSRKEKRRIRREMRRNGFYIYPD, from the coding sequence ATGAAACTTAGATTATGCCTGTTGTATTGCCTTATATGCATTTTTGCATCTTGTAGAACGCAAAAAGATTCAAAATCAGATATTAAAATTGCTAAAACAGTTAGCGGAATTGTGATGGATGAAAATGGTCCGTTGCCTGGAGCTACTATCACTGTGAAAAACCAGAAAAAGGGAACATATGCAGACTTGGATGGAAAATTTGAAATTAGCTTAAATGAAAATGATGTATTAATTGTAGGCTTTATAGGTTTAGAATCAAAAGAAGTCACCATTACTGCTAAAGATTATTATGAAGTAAATTTAGAAGCTTTTAAGCCTTTTGTAAGTCGTAAGGAAAAAAGAAGAATAAGACGGGAGATGCGAAGAAACGGATTTTATATTTATCCAGATTAA
- a CDS encoding AraC family transcriptional regulator: MAQSDSKETERSHRDSGFTFIVQEKGSTHMEIDFQKMEIKAPSVIFIHPNQVHRLILFEEAVITSWIMTVENLRPEYLKILEDLVPVNVLPVEEDVLSIVTETALLCVKMSDRKEEKLYGSIVNEFGNVLVALVVSQYLAESKRNENYSRFEIITKAFMTALELNFTIEKSPSSYAEKLNISTPYLNECVKAKTGYSVSHHIQQRIVLEAKRLLHHSDQSIKEIATELGYDDYSYFTRLFSKITKMTPLAFRNQNRD; the protein is encoded by the coding sequence ATGGCGCAATCGGATTCTAAAGAAACGGAAAGATCTCATCGAGATTCTGGATTTACCTTTATTGTGCAAGAAAAAGGGAGTACTCACATGGAAATTGATTTTCAGAAGATGGAAATCAAAGCGCCTTCGGTTATTTTTATCCATCCAAACCAAGTGCATCGTTTAATCTTATTTGAAGAAGCTGTAATTACGAGTTGGATAATGACAGTAGAAAATCTTCGTCCAGAATATTTAAAGATTTTAGAAGATCTTGTTCCTGTAAATGTACTTCCTGTCGAAGAAGATGTTCTATCGATAGTAACTGAAACGGCTTTACTCTGTGTTAAAATGTCTGACAGAAAAGAGGAAAAATTATATGGTTCAATTGTAAATGAATTTGGCAATGTATTGGTCGCATTAGTAGTATCACAATATTTAGCCGAATCAAAAAGAAATGAGAACTATTCAAGGTTTGAAATTATCACTAAGGCATTTATGACCGCCTTAGAATTGAATTTTACAATCGAAAAAAGTCCAAGTTCTTATGCTGAGAAATTAAATATCTCAACGCCTTATTTAAATGAATGTGTTAAAGCTAAAACAGGCTACTCGGTTTCACATCATATACAACAGCGTATTGTGCTAGAAGCAAAGCGCTTGCTTCATCATTCTGATCAGTCTATTAAAGAAATTGCAACAGAATTAGGCTATGATGATTATTCTTATTTTACCCGTTTGTTTTCTAAAATAACCAAAATGACTCCATTGGCATTTCGAAATCAAAACCGCGATTAG
- a CDS encoding FAD-dependent oxidoreductase, whose translation MERKASSLLENKKIAILGAGPGGLTLARLLQLKGAEVKVYERDFNQDSRVQGAIVDLHFDSGLKVMQAANLLEAFKANYMKDADRYRLVDKDLNILLDEINEGNQDNFDDEHFRPEIDRGVLRNMIIEGLLPNTVVWDSQFLSMEQVNNTWELKFKNGMTANADIVIGADGYRSKVRSYVTDIKALYSGATIIQGEIENPKIDCPDMYELVNNANLSAMDIGKTIAVQPMGNGGLTFYAASLYAKDWIETSGIDFNNADEVYAYLVGFYADWNPKFFTLFKSCKKFLVRPLNYFPTDQHWEAKENVTLLGDAAHLMPPSGEGVNTAMLDALDLSECLTNGEFSDLKSAVAAYETKMRARASVLGKEAIEGIKDFASPSRDSIEDLVRMFLNRKE comes from the coding sequence ATGGAAAGAAAAGCAAGCAGTCTGTTAGAAAATAAAAAAATAGCTATTCTAGGCGCTGGACCAGGTGGATTAACATTGGCTCGTCTGTTGCAATTGAAAGGAGCAGAGGTTAAAGTTTATGAAAGAGATTTTAATCAGGATTCTCGCGTTCAAGGTGCAATTGTGGATCTGCATTTTGATTCTGGTTTAAAAGTAATGCAAGCAGCGAACTTATTGGAAGCTTTTAAAGCTAATTATATGAAAGATGCCGATAGGTATCGTTTGGTTGACAAAGATTTAAATATACTTCTTGATGAAATTAATGAGGGCAATCAAGATAATTTTGACGATGAGCATTTTAGGCCTGAAATTGATAGAGGAGTATTAAGAAATATGATAATTGAAGGCCTTTTGCCTAACACTGTAGTATGGGATAGCCAATTTCTGAGTATGGAACAGGTTAACAACACGTGGGAATTGAAATTCAAAAATGGTATGACGGCTAATGCAGATATTGTAATCGGCGCCGATGGCTATCGTTCAAAAGTTCGTTCCTACGTGACAGATATTAAAGCATTGTATTCTGGTGCAACAATTATTCAAGGGGAAATTGAAAATCCGAAAATTGACTGCCCTGATATGTATGAGCTAGTCAATAACGCAAATCTTAGCGCAATGGATATAGGAAAAACTATTGCGGTACAGCCAATGGGAAATGGCGGTTTGACATTTTACGCGGCTTCTCTGTATGCTAAAGATTGGATTGAAACAAGTGGTATCGATTTTAATAATGCTGATGAAGTTTATGCTTATTTGGTTGGATTTTACGCCGACTGGAACCCAAAGTTTTTCACTTTATTTAAATCGTGCAAGAAATTTCTAGTTCGACCGCTAAATTATTTTCCAACGGACCAGCACTGGGAAGCAAAAGAAAATGTAACGCTTCTTGGTGATGCTGCACATCTGATGCCACCTTCTGGAGAAGGAGTTAACACTGCTATGCTAGATGCTTTAGATTTGAGCGAATGCTTAACTAATGGAGAATTCAGCGATCTAAAATCTGCTGTTGCGGCTTATGAAACAAAAATGAGGGCAAGAGCTTCAGTTTTAGGAAAAGAAGCTATTGAAGGAATAAAGGATTTTGCTTCTCCAAGCAGGGATTCTATAGAAGATTTAGTAAGAATGTTTTTAAATCGGAAAGAATGA
- a CDS encoding tetratricopeptide repeat protein, producing MEESNQIDSSEMILPGETFKFFGWIMFTIEDDSAVDFLKKSMLYMKGTSSESADVLNAIGNCYFRKKDLVNAMHYFDKSEAVALKTNDSVRYAKVLGDKALIYNKKGDVDTAVNLLRQDIAYSQKFKIEKNEMYASILLAKILLKLNNKIEAEKILERAGKIAGTKSYYRSSLKEVIELKLLLLNGEDSQKELILRRQLKQVEEYLLQTNGNTVLKRTNWLIQKKSMKMKPKKSYWN from the coding sequence ATGGAAGAAAGCAATCAGATCGATAGTTCGGAGATGATTTTACCAGGAGAAACTTTTAAATTTTTTGGATGGATAATGTTTACTATAGAAGATGATTCTGCTGTAGATTTTTTAAAAAAATCAATGCTTTACATGAAAGGAACTTCTTCAGAATCTGCAGATGTTTTAAATGCAATTGGTAACTGTTATTTCAGAAAGAAAGATCTTGTAAATGCAATGCATTATTTTGATAAATCTGAGGCTGTGGCATTAAAAACTAATGATAGTGTAAGATATGCAAAAGTTTTAGGTGATAAAGCGCTTATTTACAACAAAAAAGGAGACGTAGATACAGCTGTGAATCTTTTAAGGCAGGATATAGCTTATTCTCAAAAGTTCAAAATTGAAAAAAATGAGATGTATGCTTCGATACTATTGGCAAAAATTCTGCTGAAATTAAACAATAAAATAGAGGCTGAAAAAATTCTAGAAAGAGCTGGTAAAATTGCAGGAACTAAATCTTATTACAGAAGTTCTTTAAAAGAAGTAATCGAATTAAAACTACTGCTTTTAAACGGTGAAGACTCTCAAAAAGAACTGATATTAAGACGACAGCTCAAACAGGTTGAAGAGTATTTACTTCAAACCAATGGCAATACTGTATTGAAAAGAACTAATTGGCTTATTCAGAAAAAAAGTATGAAGATGAAACCCAAAAAATCTTATTGGAATTAG